A stretch of Microcoleus sp. FACHB-68 DNA encodes these proteins:
- a CDS encoding alpha/beta hydrolase: MSLNPQVQKFLQQLDRLELPALTTLEPAQARELAAKVRGKALKPPAVFHIENRTIPGGDGNIPVRIYSPQSSTPLPVLVYFHGGGWVLGDLDAADNICRLLARDAKCVVVSVDYRLAPEHKFPAAVEDAFAATAWCAANAAVINGEPTRIAVGGDSAGGNLAAAVALMARDKGSPAIVHQLLIYPVTCYGFETESYRLYGQGGYGLSHDEMIWFWHHYLSSGEDGQNPYASPLLADSLSNLPPALIITAECDVLRDEAEAYGARLQEAGVPVWLKQYAGMIHSFVGWASVLDGGKQAIADIAGQLHAFWHKESG, translated from the coding sequence ATGTCGCTCAATCCACAAGTACAGAAATTTTTGCAGCAACTAGATCGGCTGGAATTACCGGCCCTTACTACCCTCGAACCAGCACAGGCACGGGAACTCGCCGCAAAAGTGCGAGGGAAAGCGCTCAAACCACCAGCCGTTTTTCACATCGAAAATCGAACCATTCCTGGCGGGGATGGCAATATTCCGGTTCGTATTTATAGCCCACAAAGCAGCACACCCTTGCCGGTGCTGGTGTATTTTCACGGTGGCGGGTGGGTACTGGGCGATCTGGATGCGGCAGATAATATTTGTCGCTTGTTGGCGAGGGATGCGAAGTGTGTGGTGGTGTCGGTAGATTACCGACTCGCCCCAGAACATAAGTTTCCCGCCGCTGTCGAAGATGCTTTTGCTGCGACTGCCTGGTGTGCCGCGAATGCCGCTGTGATCAATGGTGAACCCACTCGCATTGCTGTGGGAGGGGATAGCGCCGGCGGCAATCTCGCTGCGGCGGTAGCACTCATGGCGCGAGATAAAGGTTCTCCAGCCATCGTGCATCAACTGCTAATTTACCCCGTAACTTGTTATGGCTTTGAAACCGAGTCTTACCGGCTTTATGGGCAAGGGGGCTATGGTTTAAGCCATGACGAGATGATCTGGTTCTGGCATCACTATCTCAGCAGTGGGGAGGATGGACAAAATCCCTATGCTTCTCCCCTGCTGGCTGATAGCTTAAGTAACCTGCCACCGGCACTTATTATCACTGCTGAATGCGATGTGCTGCGCGATGAAGCCGAAGCCTATGGGGCGCGGCTGCAAGAAGCCGGGGTGCCGGTGTGGCTGAAACAGTATGCCGGCATGATTCACAGTTTTGTCGGCTGGGCATCGGTACTTGATGGCGGCAAACAAGCGATCGCAGACATAGCCGGCCAACTCCACGCATTTTGGCACAAGGAATCAGGGTAG
- a CDS encoding AbrB family transcriptional regulator, with product MAKAKTPQVLTGEDLLKKVKELSNLSKEEKAKACGYYTVTKNGLERVNIMKFLNALIDAEGIDLDGNSEGSGRGGRTASYRISVQTNGNLLIGAAYTKQMELQPGDEFEISLGRKHIHLKQVDRVED from the coding sequence ATGGCTAAAGCAAAAACTCCTCAAGTTCTAACAGGTGAAGACCTGCTGAAGAAAGTTAAAGAGCTTTCCAATCTCAGCAAAGAAGAAAAAGCGAAAGCCTGCGGTTACTACACCGTTACCAAAAACGGATTGGAAAGGGTCAACATTATGAAGTTCCTTAACGCACTGATAGATGCGGAAGGAATCGATCTTGATGGAAATTCTGAAGGATCTGGGCGCGGGGGACGGACAGCAAGCTATCGCATTAGCGTGCAAACGAACGGAAACCTTTTGATCGGTGCTGCCTACACCAAACAAATGGAACTCCAACCGGGAGATGAGTTTGAAATTTCCTTAGGACGCAAGCACATTCATCTGAAACAAGTTGATCGCGTAGAAGATTAA
- a CDS encoding GerMN domain-containing protein, translating to MNRQSTFRALFLLLTVCTVNACSTSVTTAVPSPNPSPQVTASQSASNVTNSQQNNGVKQVAQGASNSIKAAKTKVKVFFPKNSATTQNFTDVEAVWRTTESQSVATFAIEQLIAGPQAAERQKGLADAVKLRGNSNCGRNFTISVTNGVAKVKFCKDVVSSGVGDDARAKTAINATLKQFPTVKSAIILDKNGNCLADHSGENLCLKTAQR from the coding sequence ATGAACCGCCAATCAACTTTCCGCGCTTTATTCCTTCTCCTGACTGTTTGCACTGTTAACGCTTGTTCCACTTCTGTAACAACTGCTGTACCTTCACCCAACCCATCTCCACAAGTTACCGCATCACAATCAGCGTCAAACGTAACGAACTCTCAGCAAAATAATGGAGTAAAACAAGTTGCTCAAGGAGCATCAAATTCCATTAAAGCAGCTAAAACTAAGGTCAAAGTCTTTTTCCCAAAAAACTCTGCAACCACTCAAAATTTTACCGATGTTGAGGCTGTGTGGCGGACAACAGAAAGTCAGAGTGTAGCTACCTTCGCTATCGAACAATTGATAGCCGGCCCCCAAGCAGCCGAACGGCAAAAGGGCTTAGCCGATGCTGTCAAATTAAGAGGAAACTCTAACTGTGGCCGAAACTTTACCATCTCCGTCACCAATGGAGTCGCCAAAGTGAAATTCTGCAAAGATGTGGTTTCATCCGGCGTTGGAGATGATGCTCGTGCAAAAACCGCTATCAATGCCACCCTCAAACAATTTCCGACCGTTAAATCTGCCATTATCCTTGATAAAAACGGTAACTGCTTAGCCGATCATAGCGGTGAGAACTTGTGTTTGAAAACCGCGCAAAGATAG
- a CDS encoding iron ABC transporter permease has translation MSKRGNSAWQAGIILGICLLLTVALSLSQGAVSLSFAQLWQAVQHQGDPINQTILWDLRLPRTMAALVVGAALGMSGALLQGMLRNGLADPFLLGISAGAGLVAVGLVTLGLFTAWLPLAAWIGAILTTVFVYFIARTKSTGVSVERLILGGVAVSSLFGATQSTMLLLADDGRVQVALNWLIGSLNGRGWSEVRLAGPYILIALVAGCLLARSVNILNLGDDLAVGLGFSLMRSRILIGGVATLLAAGAVSVGGLIGFVGLIVPHGVRLLVGTDYRWVLPLSAVGGALVLTFADMLSRLGAVELPVGAVTALLGSPLFIWLLSRRSIAPTRL, from the coding sequence ATGAGTAAACGAGGTAACAGCGCTTGGCAAGCCGGCATCATTTTGGGTATTTGCTTGCTTCTAACGGTTGCACTTTCCTTATCTCAAGGTGCTGTTTCCCTGAGTTTTGCCCAGTTGTGGCAAGCGGTGCAACATCAAGGTGATCCGATCAATCAAACGATTCTCTGGGATTTACGACTGCCGCGCACAATGGCAGCGTTAGTGGTTGGGGCGGCTTTAGGAATGTCGGGTGCGTTGCTACAAGGAATGTTGCGGAATGGATTAGCTGATCCCTTTTTATTGGGAATTTCTGCCGGCGCAGGTTTAGTTGCTGTAGGGTTAGTAACTTTAGGATTATTTACCGCTTGGTTGCCCTTAGCCGCTTGGATTGGGGCCATATTAACAACCGTATTTGTTTATTTTATTGCCCGTACCAAAAGCACCGGCGTTTCAGTAGAACGATTAATTTTAGGCGGAGTTGCGGTTAGTTCCCTCTTTGGTGCAACTCAATCAACCATGCTGTTGTTGGCAGATGATGGGCGGGTGCAAGTTGCCCTCAATTGGCTGATTGGCAGTCTCAATGGCAGAGGATGGTCAGAAGTGAGATTAGCCGGCCCTTATATTTTGATAGCATTAGTCGCCGGCTGTCTGCTAGCACGTTCAGTTAATATCTTAAATTTAGGCGACGATCTTGCAGTGGGATTGGGATTTTCTTTAATGCGATCACGCATTTTAATCGGAGGCGTCGCTACTTTACTCGCTGCCGGTGCTGTTAGTGTGGGCGGCTTAATTGGATTTGTCGGTTTAATCGTACCGCATGGCGTGCGGCTGCTAGTGGGAACAGACTACCGCTGGGTTTTGCCGCTTTCAGCCGTTGGCGGGGCTTTAGTCCTAACGTTTGCCGATATGTTATCTCGCTTGGGGGCAGTTGAGTTGCCGGTGGGTGCTGTCACCGCACTTCTGGGATCGCCCTTGTTTATCTGGTTGCTGTCTCGCCGATCTATTGCCCCGACACGTTTATAA
- a CDS encoding ABC transporter substrate-binding protein produces MLRRWIFAVAALLLSVVLVACAPATNSPTDTSKKVVERVVTLTSLSSDIIYRLDKTKLVGITGSKLFEEDARFQGIAQVSKGQTPPNLEKIVALKPDLVVGSEEFHAEILPKLKELGIPTLSTQIDKWDDLAEITKSLAQAIGADPQPLLSRYQTFIEKPATDSPSTLVLVSRQPILSPNKNSWTGDLLAKFGANNVVADLQGKSPIGGYVTLSAEKVLQANPEMILVVDTRQENLKQFKSEPFWGKLRATQNNRVYVFDYYGLVNPGSIDKIEAACNQLEQALSATTKA; encoded by the coding sequence ATGCTTCGTCGTTGGATATTCGCCGTTGCCGCACTCTTATTAAGTGTTGTGTTAGTCGCTTGCGCCCCTGCCACGAACTCGCCAACAGACACCTCTAAAAAGGTAGTCGAAAGAGTTGTCACCCTCACCTCTCTCTCTTCGGATATTATCTACCGGCTGGACAAAACCAAACTCGTTGGCATAACAGGCAGCAAGTTATTTGAAGAGGATGCCCGCTTTCAGGGAATCGCGCAAGTTAGCAAGGGTCAAACGCCCCCCAATCTGGAAAAAATTGTCGCTCTCAAACCCGATCTCGTTGTCGGGAGTGAGGAGTTTCATGCTGAAATCCTGCCAAAATTGAAAGAGCTAGGGATTCCCACTCTCTCCACCCAGATTGATAAATGGGATGACCTTGCAGAAATCACTAAAAGCCTCGCTCAAGCAATTGGTGCCGATCCTCAGCCACTGTTGTCACGCTATCAAACGTTTATCGAAAAGCCGGCAACCGACTCTCCATCTACTTTAGTGCTCGTGAGCCGCCAACCGATTCTCTCACCCAACAAAAACAGTTGGACGGGCGATTTGCTGGCTAAATTTGGGGCAAATAATGTCGTGGCAGACTTACAAGGTAAAAGTCCCATCGGTGGGTATGTGACGCTTTCGGCAGAAAAAGTGTTGCAGGCAAATCCCGAAATGATCTTAGTTGTGGACACCAGACAGGAAAATCTCAAGCAGTTTAAGTCTGAGCCTTTCTGGGGAAAGCTAAGAGCGACTCAGAACAACCGAGTGTATGTTTTTGACTACTACGGGTTGGTAAATCCCGGTAGCATTGACAAAATTGAAGCAGCCTGTAACCAGCTTGAGCAGGCGCTTTCAGCAACAACTAAAGCTTAG
- a CDS encoding ABC transporter ATP-binding protein yields MPLEVQNLAGGYDTTPVIHDIDLTLQPGEWLSLVGANGSGKSTLLKLLSRILQPQQGTVILDGKAIHSQPANVVAQKLAILPQQQPIPAGLTVRQLVGLGRTPHQPWWQWELNAEDRAKVEEAIVETGIEPFSDRPVEQLSGGERQRAFLALALAQSPRVLLLDEPTTYLDIHYQLQLLELLKKLNQQQGLSIVTVLHEVNLAARYSSRIAMLKHGRLSDIGTPAQVLTAENFAQVFDVEVVVLQTPVGPQICPISPSVAVSG; encoded by the coding sequence ATGCCCTTAGAAGTTCAAAATCTTGCCGGTGGTTACGATACAACGCCTGTGATTCATGACATTGACTTAACCCTACAACCGGGCGAGTGGCTGAGTTTAGTTGGCGCAAACGGTTCAGGTAAATCTACCTTGCTTAAACTTCTTAGCCGCATCCTGCAACCCCAGCAAGGCACAGTCATTTTAGATGGAAAAGCCATTCACAGCCAGCCGGCAAATGTAGTCGCGCAAAAATTGGCAATTTTGCCGCAACAGCAACCAATTCCCGCCGGCTTGACAGTGCGGCAGTTAGTCGGGTTGGGGAGAACACCGCATCAACCTTGGTGGCAGTGGGAACTCAATGCAGAAGATCGCGCCAAAGTTGAGGAGGCAATTGTTGAGACAGGGATTGAACCATTTAGCGATCGCCCCGTCGAACAACTCTCCGGGGGAGAACGGCAGCGGGCATTTTTGGCACTGGCGCTGGCACAATCGCCGCGCGTATTGTTATTAGATGAACCGACAACTTATTTAGATATTCACTATCAGCTGCAACTGCTGGAACTCCTCAAAAAACTCAACCAGCAACAAGGACTATCAATTGTAACGGTACTGCATGAGGTAAACTTAGCGGCGCGGTATAGTTCACGCATCGCCATGCTTAAGCATGGGCGGCTGAGTGACATCGGGACGCCGGCACAAGTTCTGACTGCTGAAAATTTCGCCCAAGTTTTTGACGTCGAAGTTGTCGTTCTGCAGACGCCGGTTGGCCCTCAAATTTGCCCGATTTCCCCCTCTGTTGCGGTTTCGGGTTGA
- the dhaL gene encoding dihydroxyacetone kinase subunit DhaL gives MVTKEQIVQWLQAIAVTIQENKDYLTELDAAIGDADHGINMNRGFQKVLTQLPSVADKDIADILKAVSMTLISSVGGASGPLYGTLFLRASTAVAGKLELTDQDMSAFLEAGVDGVIQRGKAQLGDKTMLDALLPASDAFKNAIAEGMETKEALNRAVTAAEEGVKNTIPLVAKKGRASYLGDRSAGHPDAGATSVYLILKTLLETLQNHE, from the coding sequence ATGGTAACAAAAGAGCAAATCGTGCAGTGGTTACAAGCCATCGCTGTCACGATACAGGAAAATAAAGACTACTTAACTGAATTAGATGCTGCAATTGGCGATGCGGATCACGGCATTAATATGAATCGCGGTTTTCAAAAAGTTTTAACGCAGTTACCTAGCGTCGCTGACAAAGATATTGCAGACATTCTTAAAGCAGTAAGTATGACGCTGATTTCTAGTGTCGGGGGTGCGAGTGGGCCGCTTTATGGCACGCTATTTTTACGCGCGAGTACAGCGGTTGCCGGCAAATTAGAATTAACTGATCAAGATATGAGCGCGTTTTTAGAAGCCGGGGTTGATGGCGTTATTCAACGTGGTAAAGCGCAGTTAGGTGATAAAACAATGCTCGATGCTTTGCTGCCGGCATCTGACGCTTTTAAAAACGCCATCGCTGAAGGAATGGAGACAAAAGAAGCCTTAAATCGGGCCGTAACAGCGGCAGAAGAGGGCGTAAAAAACACCATTCCCTTAGTGGCAAAAAAGGGACGGGCAAGTTATTTAGGGGATCGCAGTGCCGGCCACCCAGATGCCGGGGCTACGTCTGTTTATCTCATTCTCAAAACATTATTAGAAACTTTACAAAATCATGAGTAA
- a CDS encoding nucleotidyltransferase domain-containing protein codes for MPAINDIKPLMPALLWGLSLTLLLLFVGFLYLFGQSMRAVILETIIAALQPIDWVLALWQGGSAAHGYTDEWSDIDIAVIVEDNRVQDTFDILEQALKKISEIQFKWRVPEPAWHGHSQCFYQLEGVNPFLQIDFAVIKRSSHNDFLEVERHGNVVVGFDKANLVTRPAINQSKHLQEMQARLAILKNNFDFLQIFVKKELNRGNLVAAISNYHSHTLNPLVEVLGMVYRPNRYDFETKYFNRDFPPEVIARVEQLYCVMNLADLAKKQQEAEVLFAETVKKAEAGLNIS; via the coding sequence ATGCCGGCAATTAATGACATTAAGCCGTTGATGCCGGCACTACTTTGGGGATTGAGTCTGACGCTGCTTCTTTTATTTGTTGGTTTCCTCTATCTTTTTGGACAATCGATGAGAGCGGTTATTCTAGAAACGATTATCGCGGCCCTGCAGCCCATCGATTGGGTTTTAGCTTTATGGCAGGGCGGTTCGGCAGCGCACGGATATACTGATGAGTGGTCAGATATCGATATTGCAGTGATTGTTGAAGACAATCGGGTTCAAGATACCTTCGATATTCTTGAACAAGCTCTCAAAAAAATTTCTGAGATTCAATTTAAATGGAGAGTGCCAGAACCGGCTTGGCATGGACACAGCCAGTGCTTTTATCAACTTGAAGGAGTGAATCCTTTTTTACAAATTGATTTTGCCGTAATCAAGCGCAGCAGTCATAACGATTTTTTAGAAGTGGAACGACACGGTAATGTTGTTGTTGGATTTGATAAAGCCAATCTTGTCACGAGGCCGGCGATCAATCAAAGCAAACATTTACAGGAAATGCAAGCTAGACTTGCAATTTTGAAAAATAATTTTGATTTCTTACAAATCTTTGTTAAAAAAGAACTCAATCGTGGAAACTTAGTCGCTGCAATTTCTAACTACCACTCACACACCCTTAACCCTTTAGTTGAAGTTTTGGGAATGGTCTATCGACCCAATCGATACGATTTTGAAACCAAATACTTTAACCGAGATTTTCCCCCAGAAGTCATCGCCCGTGTGGAACAGCTTTATTGCGTGATGAACCTTGCCGATCTTGCCAAAAAACAGCAGGAAGCAGAAGTGCTTTTTGCTGAAACTGTGAAAAAAGCTGAAGCCGGCTTAAATATCAGTTAA
- a CDS encoding DUF72 domain-containing protein — protein MAIHIGTSGWSYDHWQGILYPHQLPPRERLHYYIQRYQTVEVNSTYYRWPPDATFSGWQQRLPEGFLMTVKAPRGLTHSTRLYSPERWLDRMDAGLHCLGDKLGILLVQLPPKFACDLPRLAYFLQRTPAWIKLTVEFRHPSWHRHEVFELLEQRNAAYCVMSGANLPCILRATASFVYVRLHGPDQNFLYGGSYSDNDLHWWADRIREWEAQGRSVFVYFNNDGEGNAVRNADTLKGFLGV, from the coding sequence ATGGCGATCCACATCGGCACATCAGGTTGGAGTTATGACCACTGGCAGGGGATACTCTATCCTCACCAATTGCCACCCCGCGAAAGGCTTCATTATTATATCCAGCGATATCAAACCGTCGAAGTTAACAGCACTTACTACCGCTGGCCTCCAGATGCTACGTTTTCTGGCTGGCAGCAACGTCTCCCAGAGGGCTTTTTGATGACGGTAAAAGCGCCTCGCGGTTTGACGCACAGCACTCGTTTGTATTCGCCGGAAAGATGGTTAGATCGGATGGATGCCGGCCTGCACTGTCTCGGAGACAAGTTGGGCATTCTACTGGTGCAACTGCCGCCCAAGTTTGCCTGCGATCTTCCACGTCTGGCTTACTTTTTGCAACGAACGCCGGCTTGGATAAAATTAACAGTAGAATTCCGGCATCCGAGTTGGCACCGGCACGAAGTTTTTGAGTTACTCGAACAAAGAAATGCGGCTTACTGCGTAATGAGTGGGGCAAATTTGCCCTGCATTCTTCGCGCCACAGCCTCATTTGTGTATGTGCGGCTACATGGCCCAGATCAGAACTTCCTTTATGGCGGATCGTATTCTGACAACGATCTGCACTGGTGGGCTGATCGCATCCGCGAGTGGGAAGCGCAGGGACGCAGTGTGTTTGTTTACTTCAACAACGATGGAGAGGGAAATGCTGTCAGGAATGCAGATACTTTGAAGGGGTTTTTAGGCGTTTGA